In Anaerostipes hadrus ATCC 29173 = JCM 17467, a single genomic region encodes these proteins:
- a CDS encoding flavin reductase family protein: MSEYAIVAPEDFDQSVFRLIGKEWMLVTAKNQEGKVNTMTASWGGLGVMWGKNVAVTVLRPQRYTKEFIDQSESFTLSFYDDTFKKDLSYLGSVSGRDEDKIAKTRLTPTDANGIPFFEEAKIVLICKKLYSQPMDPEGFVDKSLDEQWYPEKDYHVLYAAEIEQILVRKDS; the protein is encoded by the coding sequence ATGAGTGAATATGCGATCGTGGCACCAGAAGATTTCGACCAAAGCGTATTTCGCCTGATTGGTAAGGAATGGATGCTTGTTACTGCAAAGAATCAGGAAGGAAAAGTTAACACAATGACTGCCTCATGGGGTGGTTTAGGTGTTATGTGGGGTAAGAATGTCGCTGTGACAGTCTTAAGACCACAAAGATATACAAAAGAATTCATTGACCAGTCAGAATCATTTACATTATCTTTCTATGATGATACTTTTAAGAAGGATTTAAGCTATCTTGGAAGTGTATCTGGAAGAGATGAAGACAAGATCGCGAAGACACGTCTGACACCAACAGATGCGAATGGAATTCCATTTTTTGAGGAAGCAAAGATCGTACTGATCTGTAAGAAGTTATATTCTCAGCCAATGGATCCAGAAGGATTTGTTGATAAATCTTTAGATGAACAGTGGTATCCAGAGAAGGATTATCACGTACTTTACGCTGCAGAGATTGAACAGATCCTTGTAAGAAAAGATTCATAA
- the hisS gene encoding histidine--tRNA ligase, with product MITQAPRGTKDWFGKDMDQRTYLENIFKDLCASYNIHEIITPVFEHTELFQRGVGETTDVVQKEMYTFEDKGHRSISLKPEGTAGAIRAYLQNGLANEPQPIKMFYITPAFRYEKPQSGRLRQHHQFGVEFVGAESPLAEVELITLVSTFIKKIGLKDAKLHINSIGCENCRKEYNKALLAYLKEHEEHLCPTCRERMEKNPLRVIDCKVPECKEIVKDAPRTIDYLDDECKAHFEELKSLLDALNIPYEVDTEIVRGLDYYTKTVFEFVNEDGFTLCGGGRYDNLVHEIDGKISMPSVGFGMGVERILYFLEEEKVDLPCTRDIDLYVGILGQEAKAKAYQIVVDLRDQGFVVETDYLGRSVKAQMKYANKLNAKNTIIIGDDELAKNEGNVKNMETREVTTISLDKIADCLK from the coding sequence ATGATTACACAGGCACCAAGAGGAACAAAAGACTGGTTTGGAAAAGATATGGACCAGCGCACATATTTAGAGAATATTTTCAAAGATTTATGCGCATCCTATAATATTCACGAGATCATCACACCAGTATTTGAGCATACAGAGCTTTTTCAGAGAGGTGTTGGAGAAACAACAGACGTTGTCCAGAAAGAGATGTATACATTTGAAGATAAAGGACACAGAAGCATTTCATTAAAACCAGAAGGAACAGCAGGAGCGATCCGTGCATATTTACAGAATGGTCTGGCAAATGAGCCACAGCCGATCAAGATGTTCTATATCACACCAGCATTCCGCTATGAAAAACCACAGAGTGGAAGATTAAGACAGCACCACCAGTTCGGAGTTGAATTTGTCGGAGCGGAAAGTCCATTAGCAGAAGTAGAGCTGATCACATTAGTATCCACTTTTATTAAGAAAATTGGGTTAAAAGATGCAAAATTACACATCAACAGCATTGGATGTGAAAATTGTAGAAAAGAATATAACAAAGCATTATTAGCATATTTAAAAGAACATGAAGAACATTTATGTCCTACATGCAGAGAACGTATGGAAAAGAATCCATTACGTGTCATTGACTGTAAAGTTCCAGAATGCAAAGAGATCGTCAAAGATGCACCAAGAACAATCGACTATTTAGATGATGAATGTAAAGCACATTTTGAAGAATTAAAGAGTCTGTTAGATGCATTAAATATTCCATATGAAGTTGATACAGAAATCGTTCGTGGATTAGACTACTATACAAAGACCGTATTCGAATTTGTAAATGAAGATGGATTTACTTTATGTGGTGGTGGACGTTACGACAATCTTGTTCATGAGATCGATGGAAAAATTTCTATGCCATCCGTTGGATTTGGTATGGGTGTAGAGAGAATCCTTTATTTCTTAGAAGAAGAGAAAGTAGATCTTCCATGCACAAGAGATATTGACCTTTATGTAGGAATTCTTGGACAGGAAGCAAAAGCAAAAGCTTACCAGATCGTTGTAGATCTTCGTGATCAGGGATTTGTCGTAGAAACAGATTATCTTGGAAGAAGCGTAAAAGCACAGATGAAATATGCAAATAAGCTGAATGCCAAGAATACGATCATCATTGGTGATGACGAATTAGCGAAGAATGAAGGAAATGTCAAAAATATGGAAACAAGAGAAGTTACGACCATTTCGCTTGATAAGATCGCAGATTGTTTAAAATAA
- a CDS encoding HD-GYP domain-containing protein — MAISYGRTDIETPIHADIKETISHGIIVSNLAYLVGKELGLQEEVCYDLAVAGMLHDLGKVRLNFYMNEKVEDEILAVDETRYMRMHPSIGYAILADYDYNQTVLDAVLYHHEHYDGTGYPHNLTGKQIPLVGRIMHVCDIFGALISNRDYREGFDVETALDIMIDEVKNFDMKVFLAFQRVAFSDGVMETVMEKGNLDELFEEEQE, encoded by the coding sequence ATGGCAATCAGTTATGGACGAACAGATATTGAGACACCGATCCATGCGGATATAAAAGAAACGATCAGTCATGGTATCATTGTCAGTAATTTGGCTTATCTTGTTGGCAAGGAATTAGGATTACAAGAAGAAGTGTGTTATGATCTTGCGGTTGCAGGAATGTTACATGATCTTGGAAAAGTAAGACTTAATTTCTATATGAATGAGAAAGTGGAAGATGAGATTCTGGCTGTTGACGAAACAAGATATATGAGAATGCATCCATCCATTGGATATGCGATCCTTGCAGATTACGATTATAACCAGACGGTTTTAGACGCAGTTCTATATCATCATGAACATTATGATGGCACCGGTTATCCACATAATCTGACAGGAAAACAGATTCCATTAGTTGGAAGGATCATGCATGTATGTGATATTTTCGGAGCATTGATCTCAAACAGGGATTATAGAGAGGGATTTGATGTTGAGACTGCACTTGATATCATGATCGATGAAGTAAAGAATTTTGATATGAAAGTATTTTTAGCATTCCAGAGAGTCGCATTTTCAGACGGAGTTATGGAAACTGTGATGGAAAAAGGCAATCTGGATGAATTATTTGAGGAGGAACAAGAATGA
- the hemZ gene encoding coproporphyrinogen dehydrogenase HemZ, with product MIGLIQNKTIYEYDIRSLILAFMLGEKIELTDHVDSIYDFILDVDYKDQKIVMNLYKKGELEDEIQLFGDYENKKIFKNRMKQGIYQLFSKALDKQLPWGTLTGIRPTKIAFDGYEKGESSEEIIHRFQKDYLASEEKARLCTETVQKEKELLKAFPYKEGYSLYIGIPFCPSTCLYCSFTSYSIDQFENIVQDYLEALLKELDFVAKTYAHKELQTMYIGGGTPTSLKEEDLEYLLYEVNKRFPFSKIQEITVEAGRPDSLNFEKLKILKKYGVTRISINPQSMNDKTLKLIGRNHFAQDIKEKFNLARQAGIDNINMDMICGLPEEGMEELSYTLDEIKKLDPESLTVHALAVKRSSRLNRMKDTYHFGASEEMVSYAASCARDMNMEPYYLYRQKNIPGNLENVGFSKKGKECLYNILIMEELHDIIAVGAGTSSKIVHQEDHQVDRIENLKDIKQYITRIDEIIHRKELKMI from the coding sequence ATGATTGGATTAATTCAGAACAAGACCATTTATGAATATGACATTCGAAGTTTAATATTGGCATTTATGCTTGGAGAGAAGATAGAATTGACGGATCACGTTGATTCTATCTATGATTTTATACTGGATGTGGATTATAAAGATCAGAAAATCGTCATGAATCTATATAAAAAGGGCGAGTTAGAAGATGAAATCCAGTTATTTGGTGATTATGAAAATAAGAAGATTTTTAAAAACCGGATGAAACAAGGAATTTATCAGTTGTTTTCCAAAGCATTAGACAAACAGCTTCCATGGGGAACGTTGACTGGGATCCGTCCGACAAAGATTGCTTTTGATGGATATGAAAAGGGTGAGAGCAGTGAAGAGATCATTCACAGATTTCAAAAGGATTATCTGGCATCCGAAGAAAAAGCAAGATTATGTACAGAAACCGTTCAGAAAGAGAAAGAACTTCTAAAAGCATTTCCATACAAAGAAGGATACAGTCTATATATAGGAATCCCATTTTGCCCAAGCACATGTTTGTACTGTTCTTTTACATCGTATTCGATCGATCAATTTGAGAATATTGTACAAGACTATCTTGAAGCTTTATTGAAAGAACTGGATTTTGTGGCGAAGACTTATGCGCACAAAGAACTTCAGACGATGTATATTGGCGGTGGAACACCAACATCTTTAAAAGAAGAAGATCTGGAATATCTGTTATATGAGGTTAATAAGAGATTCCCATTTTCAAAGATCCAGGAGATCACTGTGGAAGCAGGACGGCCAGACAGCTTGAATTTCGAGAAATTAAAGATTCTAAAGAAATATGGTGTGACAAGGATCAGTATCAATCCACAGTCAATGAACGATAAGACATTAAAACTCATTGGAAGAAATCATTTCGCACAGGATATCAAAGAGAAATTTAATCTTGCGAGACAGGCTGGGATCGATAACATTAATATGGATATGATCTGTGGGCTTCCAGAAGAGGGCATGGAAGAACTTTCCTATACTTTAGATGAGATCAAAAAACTTGATCCAGAGAGTTTAACGGTCCATGCACTTGCAGTCAAGCGTTCATCGAGATTGAATCGAATGAAAGATACATATCACTTTGGAGCGAGTGAAGAGATGGTATCTTATGCCGCTTCATGTGCAAGAGATATGAATATGGAACCATATTATTTATACCGGCAGAAAAACATTCCAGGGAACCTTGAGAATGTCGGTTTTTCAAAAAAAGGAAAAGAATGTCTCTATAATATTTTGATTATGGAGGAATTACATGATATTATAGCAGTTGGTGCTGGTACATCTTCAAAGATCGTCCATCAGGAAGACCATCAGGTGGACCGCATCGAAAATCTTAAAGATATAAAGCAATACATTACACGAATTGATGAGATCATTCATAGAAAAGAATTAAAGATGATATAA
- a CDS encoding MBL fold metallo-hydrolase — protein MSETTLRLDRPLKMVTICLGQMQTNCYIVENTKTNQAFVFDPGDQGERIMNTLEEDGMELAGVCLTHGHFDHVMALPYLMEQKPDLDIYLYEDEADVLADPQLNLGAMMGMDLSLKANHLVKDGEIIDVLGTKVKCIHVPGHTKGGVCYYFADYGWLISGDTLFQMSIGRTDFPTGNLNDLLTAIREKLFVLPPWTKVLSGHTPPTTIEEESRCNPFLQ, from the coding sequence ATGAGCGAAACAACATTAAGACTTGACAGACCTCTTAAGATGGTAACGATCTGTCTTGGGCAGATGCAGACAAACTGCTATATTGTTGAGAATACAAAAACAAATCAGGCATTCGTCTTTGATCCGGGAGATCAGGGAGAGCGTATTATGAATACATTAGAAGAAGATGGAATGGAACTGGCAGGCGTATGTCTGACACATGGGCATTTTGATCATGTAATGGCCCTTCCATATCTGATGGAACAAAAACCAGATCTTGATATCTATCTTTATGAAGATGAAGCAGATGTTCTGGCAGATCCACAGCTCAATCTCGGAGCGATGATGGGAATGGATCTCTCATTAAAAGCGAATCATCTGGTGAAAGATGGAGAGATCATAGATGTATTAGGAACAAAGGTAAAATGTATCCATGTTCCAGGACATACAAAAGGTGGAGTATGTTATTATTTTGCAGATTATGGATGGCTGATCTCTGGAGATACACTGTTCCAGATGAGCATTGGAAGAACAGACTTTCCGACAGGCAATTTGAATGATCTTCTGACAGCGATCAGAGAGAAATTATTCGTACTCCCACCATGGACAAAGGTACTATCCGGTCATACACCACCAACGACGATCGAGGAGGAAAGCAGATGCAATCCGTTTCTGCAATAG
- a CDS encoding RelA/SpoT family protein → MKQESRTNINRVKKDISSPDSFTPPEELKRQLITTMQSIYDEEDIEAVERAYKVAYKAHEKQKRKSGEPYIIHPICVAIILAELELDKETIMAGLLHDVVEDTETTHEDIVRDFGEEVAQLVDGVTKLGQLSYSKDKIEVQAENLRKMFLAMAKDIRVILIKLADRLHNMRTMQFMRPEKQKEKSRETMDIYAPIAHRLGISKIKVELDDLALRYLKPDVYEDLERSLDSAKEEREAFIQEIVDEVKGHIDRAGIKAEIDGRVKHMFSIYKKMVNQHKTIDQIYDLFAVRIKVDTVKDCYAALGIIHEMYKPIPGRFKDYIAMPKPNMYQSLHTTLIGPEGHPFEIQIRTFEMHRVAEYGIAAHWKYKENNNTKGLNKEEEKLSWLREVLEWQRDMDDNKEFLSLLKTNLDLFAEQVYCFTPNGDVKNLANGSTPIDFAYSIHSAVGNKMVGARVNGRQVPFDYHLQNGDRVEIITSQNSKGPSRDWLGIVKSAQARSKINQWFKRQFKEENIVRGKELLEKYCKSKSIRLPELMKPEYIKKVELKYGFKDWDSVCAAVGHGGLKEGQVINKMQEEDRKIQKQKITDEQILQKTTEAAQAAASNPEKKKDEKSKGGIVVRGANDVAVRFSKCCNPVPGDEIVGFITRGRGISIHRTDCVNLLNMPESDRARLIEAEWQVSEADTTQTYTTEINIYANNRKGLLAEVSKIFLELDIDIITINVSNNKKGRATLSMSFDITGVEQLNRIIAKIRNVEGVIDIERTAG, encoded by the coding sequence ATGAAACAAGAAAGCAGAACAAACATTAATCGTGTAAAGAAGGATATCAGCAGTCCAGATAGTTTCACACCGCCGGAGGAACTGAAACGACAGCTGATCACAACCATGCAAAGCATTTATGATGAAGAAGATATTGAGGCTGTAGAACGTGCCTATAAAGTAGCATATAAGGCACATGAGAAACAGAAACGAAAGTCTGGAGAGCCATATATCATTCATCCTATTTGTGTTGCAATCATATTGGCAGAATTAGAACTTGATAAAGAAACGATTATGGCAGGACTGCTTCATGATGTAGTAGAAGACACGGAAACAACCCATGAAGATATTGTAAGAGATTTTGGGGAAGAAGTTGCCCAGTTAGTTGATGGCGTAACAAAGTTAGGACAATTAAGCTATTCCAAAGACAAGATCGAAGTTCAGGCGGAGAACTTACGAAAGATGTTTCTTGCAATGGCAAAAGATATCCGAGTGATCCTGATCAAACTTGCTGACCGTTTGCATAATATGCGTACCATGCAGTTTATGCGTCCAGAGAAGCAAAAAGAGAAATCCAGAGAGACGATGGATATTTATGCACCGATCGCACATCGTCTTGGTATTTCCAAGATCAAAGTTGAATTAGATGATCTGGCACTTCGATATTTAAAACCAGATGTTTATGAAGATTTAGAACGCTCTCTTGATTCTGCAAAGGAAGAAAGAGAAGCATTCATTCAGGAAATCGTTGACGAAGTGAAAGGACATATTGACCGCGCTGGAATTAAGGCAGAGATTGATGGCCGTGTGAAACACATGTTCAGTATATATAAGAAGATGGTCAATCAGCATAAGACGATCGATCAGATTTATGACTTATTTGCAGTTCGGATCAAGGTTGATACGGTTAAGGACTGTTATGCGGCACTTGGGATCATTCATGAGATGTATAAACCGATCCCAGGAAGATTCAAGGATTATATCGCTATGCCAAAACCGAATATGTATCAGTCACTTCACACAACATTGATCGGACCAGAAGGACATCCATTTGAGATTCAGATCCGTACATTTGAGATGCATCGTGTTGCTGAATATGGTATCGCAGCCCATTGGAAATATAAAGAAAATAATAATACCAAGGGACTTAACAAAGAGGAAGAGAAGTTAAGCTGGTTAAGAGAAGTGCTGGAATGGCAGCGTGATATGGATGATAATAAAGAGTTTTTAAGTTTGCTGAAGACGAACTTGGATCTCTTTGCAGAACAGGTATATTGTTTTACACCGAATGGAGATGTCAAAAACCTTGCGAATGGTTCGACACCGATCGATTTTGCATATTCAATCCATAGTGCAGTCGGTAATAAGATGGTTGGAGCCAGGGTCAATGGAAGACAGGTACCATTTGATTATCATTTGCAGAATGGTGATCGTGTAGAGATCATTACATCACAGAATTCAAAAGGACCTAGCAGAGACTGGTTAGGAATCGTAAAATCAGCACAGGCAAGAAGTAAGATCAATCAGTGGTTTAAACGACAATTCAAGGAAGAGAATATCGTCAGAGGTAAAGAACTGTTAGAAAAATACTGTAAGAGCAAGAGCATCAGGCTCCCAGAACTCATGAAACCTGAATACATTAAGAAGGTTGAACTAAAATACGGATTTAAAGACTGGGATTCTGTATGTGCAGCTGTTGGACATGGTGGTTTAAAAGAAGGCCAGGTTATCAATAAGATGCAGGAAGAAGACCGTAAGATCCAGAAACAAAAGATCACGGATGAACAGATCTTGCAGAAAACAACAGAAGCAGCACAGGCGGCAGCATCGAATCCAGAGAAGAAAAAGGATGAGAAATCCAAAGGAGGAATTGTTGTACGTGGAGCGAATGATGTTGCTGTTCGTTTTTCAAAGTGTTGTAATCCAGTACCAGGAGATGAGATCGTTGGATTTATTACAAGAGGACGAGGAATCTCGATTCACAGAACAGATTGTGTGAATCTTCTGAATATGCCAGAATCTGACAGGGCAAGACTTATTGAAGCTGAATGGCAGGTAAGTGAAGCAGATACAACACAGACTTACACGACAGAGATCAATATTTATGCCAATAATCGAAAGGGATTGTTAGCAGAAGTATCAAAGATCTTCTTAGAATTAGATATTGACATCATAACGATCAACGTATCAAACAATAAGAAAGGAAGAGCAACGCTTAGTATGTCCTTTGATATTACAGGCGTAGAGCAGTTGAACCGTATTATTGCGAAGATCAGGAATGTAGAAGGCGTGATCGACATAGAAAGAACAGCAGGATAG